One window from the genome of Juglans microcarpa x Juglans regia isolate MS1-56 unplaced genomic scaffold, Jm3101_v1.0 JmScfU0001, whole genome shotgun sequence encodes:
- the LOC121245180 gene encoding basic leucine zipper and W2 domain-containing protein 2-like, whose product MSSKEKPTLGGTRIKTRKRNIAAPLDPAAFSDAVVQIYLDNAGDLELVAKSIESSELNFSRYGDTFFEVVFIGGRTQPGTTKPDEGERHPYSIIDSEPIREAILPSVIYIQKILRRKPFLIKNLENVMRRFLQSLELFEENERKKLAIFTALAFSQKLSGLPPETVFQPLLKDNLVAKGLVLSFITDFFKEYLIDNNLDDLISILKRGKVEDNLLDFLPSAKRSPEGFSEHFTKEGLVALVEYNDKKIFEVKLKEMKSALTTQLTEEADISEVIETAKQRVKDAKLPDTDIVRILWDVIMDAVQWSGKNQQQNANSALRQVKTWAKLLNTFCINGKLELELLYKVQMQCYEDTKLMKLFPEIVRSLYDQDVLAEDTILHWFRKGTNPKGRQTFVKALEPFVNWLEEAEEEE is encoded by the exons ATGAG CTCGAAGGAGAAGCCCACTCTTGG TGGTACGCGGATTAAGACCCGCAAACGGAACATTGCAGCGCCGCTGGACCCTGCAGCGTTTTCGGATGCAGTGGTCCAGATTTATTTGGATAATGCTGGTGATTTG GAACTTGTCGCTAAGAGTATTGAATCTTCAGAGCTTAACTTCTCAAGATACGGTGACACCTTTTTTGAG GTTGTTTTCATAGGGGGGCGCACACAACCTGGAACTACCAAACCTGATGAGGGGGAGCGTCATCCTTACTCCATAATAGATTCTGAACCTATACGTGAAGCCATCTTACCTTCTGTTATCTACATACAGAAAATTTTAAGGCGGAAgccatttctcataaaaaatcttgaaaatgttATGCGAAGATTTCTGCAGTCCTTGGAGCTTTTCgaggaaaatgagaggaagaagCTGGCAATTTTCACGGCACTTGCTTTCTCTCAGAAGCTATCAGGTCTTCCTCCGGAGACTGTCTTCCAGCCACTGCTCAAGGATAACCTTGTGGCAAAAGGGctagttctttcttttataACTGACTTCTTTAAGGAATACCTGATTGATAACAACCTCGACGATTTGATATCCATACTGAAGAGGGGTAAAGTGGAAGACAATCTTCTGGACTTTTTGCCATCTGCAAAACGATCTCCCGAGGGTTTCTCGGAGCATTTCAC CAAAGAAGGGCTGGTAGCCTTGGTCGAATacaatgataagaaaatatttgaagtgAAGCTTAAGGAAATGAAATCTGCTTTAACAACCCAGTTAACGGAGGAGGCTGATATATCTGAAGTCATCGAAACAGCGAAGCAGCGTGTTAAAGATGCTAAATTGCCAGATACTGATATTGTGAGGATTCTGTGGGATGTCATAATGGATGCCGTTCAGTGGTCTGGAAAGAACCAGCAACAAAATGCTAATTCAGCTCTACGCCag GTGAAAACATGGGCGAAACTGTTGAATACTTTCTGCATAAATGGGAAACTTGAGCTGGAACTCCTGTACAAAGTTCAGATGCAATGCTATGAGGATACTAAGCTCATGAAGCTGTTCCCTGAGATTGTGAGGTCTCTCTATGACCAGGATGTGCTTGCAGAAGACACCATTCTGCACTGGTTTCGTAAAGGAACAAACCCAAAGGGCAG ACAAACATTTGTGAAGGCCCTGGAACCCTTTGTGAATTGGCTGGAGGAGGCCGAAGAAGAGGAATAG